One Solanum pennellii chromosome 10, SPENNV200 genomic region harbors:
- the LOC107031887 gene encoding ABSCISIC ACID-INSENSITIVE 5-like protein 2, with protein MGSQGGGGGGGGGVGVNSIGVTQAQAQAHAQDPKTNALARQGSLYSLTLDEVQNQLGDLGKPLSNMNLDELLKTVWTVEASQGMGGTDYGVLQHGQDASGSSLNRQSSITLTSDLSKKTVDQVWQDIQQGHKRDRIDRKAQERQPTLGEMTLEDFLVKAGVVAESTPGKKSLGSVLGVDSMALPQQQAQWSQYQMQAMHPLPPQQHQQQQQNMLPVFMPGHSVQQPLTIVSNPTIDAAYPESQMTMSPTALLGTLSDTQTLGRKRVAPDDVVEKTVERRQKRMIKNRESAARSRARKQAYTHELENKVSRLEEENERLKRQKEIEQVLPSVPLPEPKYQLRRTSSAPF; from the exons CAAGACCCAAAGACAAATGCTTTGGCTAGGCAAGGATCATTATATAGCCTTACTCTTGATGAGGTTCAGAATCAATTGGGGGATTTGGGGAAACCATTGAGTAATATGAATCTTGATGAGCTTCTTAAGACTGTATGGACTGTGGAGGCTAGTCAAGGAATGGGTGGAACGGATTACGGGGTGTTGCAGCATGGTCAGGATGCTTCGGGGAGTTCTTTGAATCGACAATCGAGTATCACACTGACTAGTGATCTGAGCAAGAAGACAGTTGATCAGGTGTGGCAGGATATTCAGCAGGGGCATAAGAGAGATAGAATCGATAGGAAAGCTCAGGAGAGGCAGCCTACTCTTGGTGAGATGACACTGGAGGATTTTTTGGTCAAGGCTGGAGTGGTTGCTGAGTCGACTCCGGGGAAGAAAAGTTTGGGGTCAGTTTTAGGGGTTGATTCAATGGCATTGCCTCAACAGCAAGCTCAATGGTCACAATATCAGATGCAGGCAATGCATCCGCTACCgccacaacaacatcaacaacaacaacagaacATGCTTCCAGTTTTTATGCCCGGCCATTCGGTTCAACAACCTTTAACTATTGTTTCCAACCCAACAATAGATGCAGCTTATCCTGAATCTCAGATGACAATGTCCCCAACAGCTCTGTTGGGCACATTATCAGACACACAAACACTTGGAAGAAAAAGAGTTGCACCAGATGATGTTGTTGAGAAGACTGTTGAAAGGAGGCAAAAGAGGATGATTAAGAACAGGGAATCTGCAGCGAGGTCACGAGCAAGGAAGCAG GCTTACACCCATGAGCTGGAGAACAAGGTTTCACGCCTCGAAGAAGAGAATGAAAGGCTCAAGAGACAGAAG GAGATAGAGCAGGTGTTACCGAGTGTTCCACTTCCAGAGCCTAAGTATCAGCTGCGCAGAACAAGCTCCGCGCCCTTCTAA
- the LOC107032254 gene encoding co-chaperone protein p23-2 isoform X1, whose translation MSNMCSRQPEVLWAQRSEKVYLTISLPDAKDVSLKCDADGVFNFSAIGVNGDSFSVTLQLYGNVIPERCKTNIGSRIILCSIQKEQRGWWPRILKSEEKPAPYLKVDWNKWCDEDDEEYSDSDDGGVAYTGDDDESSDDGGMLYLPDLEKARGN comes from the exons ATGAG taatatgtGCAGTCGTCAACCGGAAGTACTTTGGGCTCAACGATCGGAGAAAGTTTACTTGACTATATCATTGCCTGATGCTAAAGATGTATCGTTGAAGTGTGACGCAGATGGTGTTTTTAATTTCTCTGCTATTGGTGTCAATGGCGATTCATTCTCCGTCACTCTCCAGCTTTACGGGAATGTTATTCCTGAG CGGTGTAAAACTAATATTGGGTCGAGAATTATCCTCTGCTCAATCCAAAAGGAGCAAAGAGGCTGGTGGCCAAGAATATTGAAGTCTGAAGAGAAGCCCGCTCCATACCTCAAGGTCGATTGGAACAAATGGTgtgatgaagatgatgaagaatatT CGGACTCTGATGATGGGGGTGTTGCG TATACTGGAGATGACGACGAGAGCAGCGATGATGGAGGAATGCTCT ATCTTCCAGACCTGGAAAAGGCAAGGGGAAATTAA
- the LOC107032254 gene encoding co-chaperone protein p23-2 isoform X2, with product MSRQPEVLWAQRSEKVYLTISLPDAKDVSLKCDADGVFNFSAIGVNGDSFSVTLQLYGNVIPERCKTNIGSRIILCSIQKEQRGWWPRILKSEEKPAPYLKVDWNKWCDEDDEEYSDSDDGGVAYTGDDDESSDDGGMLYLPDLEKARGN from the exons ATGAG TCGTCAACCGGAAGTACTTTGGGCTCAACGATCGGAGAAAGTTTACTTGACTATATCATTGCCTGATGCTAAAGATGTATCGTTGAAGTGTGACGCAGATGGTGTTTTTAATTTCTCTGCTATTGGTGTCAATGGCGATTCATTCTCCGTCACTCTCCAGCTTTACGGGAATGTTATTCCTGAG CGGTGTAAAACTAATATTGGGTCGAGAATTATCCTCTGCTCAATCCAAAAGGAGCAAAGAGGCTGGTGGCCAAGAATATTGAAGTCTGAAGAGAAGCCCGCTCCATACCTCAAGGTCGATTGGAACAAATGGTgtgatgaagatgatgaagaatatT CGGACTCTGATGATGGGGGTGTTGCG TATACTGGAGATGACGACGAGAGCAGCGATGATGGAGGAATGCTCT ATCTTCCAGACCTGGAAAAGGCAAGGGGAAATTAA